In Actinomadura luzonensis, a single window of DNA contains:
- a CDS encoding MFS transporter: MTDRVTNKWACLAIACLATLLLSLDLTVLHLALPRLTADLGASSTQLLWIGDVYGFALAGLLVTMGNLGDRVGRKRLLLIGAAAFGVASAVTAYAPSPELLIAARALLGVAGATIMPSTLSIVRNVFTEPGERTAAVGIWSAMSAAGFAVGPVVGGLLLDHYWWGSVFLLNVPVMLLVLAGGLVLLPESRNPRAGRLDPLSAGLSVVGVVALVHAVKEAAHDGLAQPDVPAAGAAGVLLLGWFARRQTRLAEPLIDVRLFARRAFSASILTNLLAIFAMSAMMLMFAWYLQLVLGWSPLQAGLAQLPGGLSGAVGGVLAARLIRPLGRGGVVALGLAMNAVSFLYYTTLGAELNYLTLLPAMVVGGVGVGFAFTVNNDNVLATAPRERAGAAAAVSETAFELGAALGIAVLGTVLTSVYRTNLDLPAALGGPAGDTARESLAGAARTAAVLPPGQAEALMAAAREAFLTGVHVTSLVTSGVLALVAVLALVGLRGVPKEIPEEALTRA, encoded by the coding sequence ATGACCGACCGCGTGACCAACAAATGGGCCTGCCTGGCCATCGCCTGCCTGGCCACTCTCCTGCTCTCCCTCGACCTCACGGTCCTGCACCTGGCGCTGCCCCGGCTGACCGCCGACCTCGGCGCGAGCTCCACCCAGCTCCTCTGGATCGGCGACGTGTACGGCTTCGCCCTGGCCGGTCTGCTGGTCACCATGGGCAACCTGGGCGACCGCGTCGGCCGCAAGCGGCTGCTGCTGATCGGCGCGGCGGCCTTCGGCGTGGCCTCCGCGGTCACCGCGTACGCGCCCAGCCCGGAGCTGCTGATCGCGGCCCGGGCGCTGCTCGGCGTGGCCGGCGCGACGATCATGCCGTCGACCCTGTCGATCGTCAGGAACGTCTTCACCGAGCCGGGTGAGCGCACCGCGGCCGTCGGGATCTGGAGCGCGATGAGCGCGGCGGGCTTCGCCGTGGGCCCGGTGGTGGGCGGCCTGCTGCTGGACCACTACTGGTGGGGGTCGGTGTTCCTGCTCAACGTGCCGGTCATGCTGCTCGTGCTGGCGGGCGGCCTCGTCCTGCTGCCCGAGTCGCGCAACCCGCGAGCGGGCCGGCTGGACCCGCTCAGCGCGGGCCTGTCGGTGGTGGGGGTGGTCGCGCTCGTCCACGCCGTCAAGGAGGCGGCGCACGACGGGCTCGCGCAGCCGGACGTGCCGGCCGCGGGCGCTGCCGGGGTGCTGCTGCTGGGCTGGTTCGCCCGGCGGCAGACGCGGCTGGCCGAGCCGCTGATCGACGTGCGGCTCTTCGCCCGGCGGGCGTTCAGCGCGTCGATCCTGACGAACCTGCTGGCGATCTTCGCGATGTCCGCGATGATGCTCATGTTCGCCTGGTACCTGCAGCTCGTGCTGGGCTGGTCGCCGCTGCAGGCGGGGCTGGCGCAGCTGCCGGGCGGGCTGAGCGGCGCGGTCGGCGGCGTGCTCGCGGCGCGGCTGATCCGGCCGCTCGGCCGGGGCGGCGTGGTGGCGCTGGGGCTGGCCATGAACGCGGTCTCGTTCCTCTACTACACCACGCTCGGCGCGGAGCTGAACTACCTGACGCTGCTGCCCGCCATGGTGGTCGGCGGCGTGGGCGTCGGCTTCGCCTTCACCGTCAACAACGACAACGTGCTGGCCACCGCCCCCAGGGAACGCGCCGGGGCGGCGGCCGCGGTGTCGGAGACCGCGTTCGAGCTGGGGGCGGCGCTCGGCATCGCGGTCCTCGGCACCGTGCTGACCAGCGTCTACCGCACGAACCTCGACCTGCCGGCCGCGCTGGGCGGGCCCGCCGGGGACACGGCGAGGGAGTCGCTGGCCGGAGCCGCCCGCACGGCCGCCGTGTTGCCGCCCGGGCAGGCGGAGGCGCTGATGGCGGCGGCGCGGGAGGCGTTCCTCACCGGCGTGCACGTGACGTCGCTGGTCACCAGCGGGGTGCTGGCCCTGGTCGCGGTGCTGGCGCTGGTGGGGCTGCGCGGCGTGCCGAAGGAGATCCCGGAGGAGGCCCTGACCCGCGCCTGA
- a CDS encoding serine hydrolase: MRASVVAWAGLAVLTGGCGREPAHVVPAAVEAPVKVARCVMKYPDVQAGRLARARLDRDLAHYLAGRPGRVVYAAHDLVSGVRLGRGEQQNDLITASGAKVDILTALLAARPGGLDEGERDLAERMITESDNSAADALWSRVGGGGAMSEFYRRAGLSRTAPGPSVYWGGTTTSPSDRLRLLKLLVKGGRGLSAEDRGLVLGLMGRVQRDQAWGVSAAARSGDRVALKNGWTPRPFIHNTWAVTSYGRVSGPGRDLLLSVQTDRQPGEGAGIETIEGVARMIGTRLDGLRPTLLRPCPTNPIP, translated from the coding sequence ATGCGGGCGAGTGTCGTGGCCTGGGCGGGCCTGGCGGTGCTGACGGGCGGGTGCGGGCGCGAGCCGGCCCACGTGGTGCCGGCGGCGGTGGAGGCTCCGGTCAAGGTCGCCCGCTGTGTCATGAAATATCCAGACGTTCAGGCCGGGCGTCTCGCCCGCGCCCGGCTCGACCGCGACCTCGCCCACTACCTCGCCGGCCGCCCCGGCCGGGTCGTCTACGCGGCCCACGACCTGGTCAGCGGCGTCCGGCTGGGACGCGGCGAGCAGCAGAACGACCTCATCACGGCCAGCGGCGCCAAGGTGGACATCCTCACGGCGCTGCTGGCCGCCCGCCCGGGCGGGCTGGACGAGGGCGAGCGCGACCTCGCCGAACGCATGATCACCGAGAGCGACAACAGCGCCGCCGACGCCCTGTGGTCACGCGTCGGCGGGGGCGGCGCCATGAGCGAGTTCTACCGGCGGGCCGGCCTGAGCCGCACCGCGCCCGGACCGAGCGTCTACTGGGGCGGCACCACCACCAGCCCGTCCGACCGGCTCCGGCTGCTGAAGCTGCTCGTCAAGGGCGGCAGGGGGCTGAGCGCCGAGGACCGCGGGCTGGTGCTCGGGCTGATGGGACGGGTGCAGCGCGACCAGGCGTGGGGCGTCAGCGCCGCGGCGCGGAGCGGCGACCGGGTGGCGTTGAAGAACGGCTGGACGCCGCGCCCGTTCATCCACAACACCTGGGCCGTCACCAGCTACGGCCGGGTCTCCGGGCCCGGACGGGACCTGCTGCTGTCGGTGCAGACCGACCGGCAGCCGGGGGAGGGGGCCGGCATCGAGACGATCGAGGGCGTGGCCCGCATGATCGGCACCCGCCTGGACGGCCTGCGCCCCACGCTGCTCCGCCCCTGCCCCACCAACCCCATCCCCTGA
- a CDS encoding NAD(P)/FAD-dependent oxidoreductase, producing the protein MDPLKALADAERKPYWLDNPARPEPQERLTDHTAADLAVVGGGFSGLWTALMAKERDPSLDVVLLEGRRIGWAATGRNGGFCMATLTHGLANALERWPEDVGRLERMGVANLDEIEATLERHGIDCSFERTGELHVATEPWQLDGLSEHLDLITELGLDYVPLDQRQVRAEVNSPTYLGGLWERSGCAMLDPARLAWGLREACLRLGVRVYERSPVRSLRDDGVRIELRTPLGGVTAPKVALGTGVFPPLLRRLKHFVVPVYDYALMTEPLSADQLAAVGWHNRQGVGDSGNRFHYYRLTDDNRVLWGGYDAVYYNGGLVRPEYDQRDETFETLAQHFYDTFPQLDEVRFTHRWGGVIDTCSRFSAFYGQAHGGRLAYGVGYTGMGVGATRFGANVMLDLLSGEPTERTELRMVKEKPVPFPPEPVRSGVIQVTRWSIAQADQHQGRRNLWLRALDRMGLGFDS; encoded by the coding sequence GTGGATCCGCTGAAGGCGCTTGCTGACGCGGAGCGCAAGCCGTACTGGCTGGACAACCCGGCCAGACCCGAGCCGCAGGAGCGGCTCACCGACCACACCGCCGCCGACCTCGCCGTCGTCGGCGGCGGATTCTCAGGGCTGTGGACCGCCCTGATGGCCAAGGAACGCGACCCGTCGCTGGACGTCGTGCTGCTGGAGGGCCGCCGCATCGGCTGGGCGGCCACCGGCCGCAACGGCGGCTTCTGCATGGCGACCCTCACCCACGGCCTGGCCAACGCGCTGGAGCGGTGGCCGGAGGACGTCGGGCGCCTGGAGCGCATGGGCGTGGCCAACCTCGACGAGATCGAGGCCACGCTGGAGCGGCACGGCATCGACTGCTCCTTCGAGCGCACCGGCGAGCTGCACGTCGCCACCGAGCCCTGGCAGCTCGACGGCCTGAGCGAGCACCTGGACCTGATCACCGAGCTGGGGCTCGACTACGTGCCGCTGGACCAGCGGCAGGTGCGGGCGGAGGTGAACTCGCCCACCTACCTCGGCGGCCTCTGGGAGCGCAGCGGCTGCGCCATGCTGGACCCGGCGCGGCTGGCGTGGGGGCTGCGGGAGGCGTGCCTGCGGCTCGGCGTGCGGGTGTACGAGCGCTCGCCGGTGCGCTCGCTGCGCGACGACGGCGTCCGCATCGAGCTGCGGACCCCGCTCGGCGGCGTCACCGCGCCCAAGGTCGCGCTCGGCACCGGCGTCTTCCCGCCGCTGCTGCGCCGGCTCAAGCACTTCGTGGTGCCCGTCTACGACTACGCGCTGATGACCGAGCCGCTGAGCGCCGATCAGCTCGCCGCGGTGGGCTGGCACAACCGGCAGGGCGTCGGCGACTCCGGCAACCGCTTCCACTACTACCGCCTGACCGACGACAACCGCGTCCTGTGGGGCGGCTACGACGCCGTCTACTACAACGGCGGCCTGGTCAGGCCCGAGTACGACCAGCGCGACGAGACGTTCGAGACGCTCGCCCAGCACTTCTACGACACCTTCCCGCAGCTCGACGAGGTGCGCTTCACCCACCGGTGGGGCGGCGTGATCGACACCTGCAGCCGCTTCAGCGCCTTCTACGGGCAGGCGCACGGCGGGCGGCTGGCCTACGGCGTCGGCTACACGGGCATGGGCGTCGGCGCCACCCGCTTCGGCGCGAACGTCATGCTCGACCTGCTGTCCGGCGAGCCGACCGAGCGCACCGAGCTGCGGATGGTGAAGGAGAAGCCGGTCCCGTTCCCGCCGGAGCCGGTGCGCTCGGGCGTCATCCAGGTCACCCGCTGGTCGATCGCCCAGGCCGACCAGCATCAGGGCAGGCGCAACCTTTGGCTGCGCGCGCTCGACAGGATGGGGCTGGGATTCGACTCCTGA
- a CDS encoding ABC transporter permease, translating to MRGGRVGDRLLHLWTWLVIVWLSSPIAVMILFGFNDKKSKSNTTWQGFTLRWYGELFDIDDLTTALTNSLVIAVVSTAVTVVIGTMLGLALGRHRFRGKGVTNFLVFAAISTPELVMGASLLSLFVSGNVPRDSVTIIIAHVLFSLSFVVVTVRARVVGLDPSLEEAARDLGASAWGTFRQVTLPSILPGVLAGAMLSFALSIDDYVVTSFVNGSTVTFPLWIVGAVKTGIPPQVNVMGTLIFGIGVLIAIGNAVAARRRT from the coding sequence ATGAGGGGCGGCCGCGTCGGCGACCGGCTGCTGCACCTCTGGACGTGGCTGGTCATCGTCTGGCTGTCCTCGCCGATCGCCGTGATGATCCTGTTCGGCTTCAACGACAAGAAGAGCAAGTCGAACACCACCTGGCAGGGCTTCACCCTCCGCTGGTACGGCGAGCTGTTCGACATCGACGACCTGACCACGGCGCTGACGAACTCGCTGGTCATCGCCGTGGTGAGCACGGCCGTCACGGTGGTGATCGGCACCATGCTGGGCCTCGCGCTCGGCCGGCACCGCTTCCGCGGCAAGGGCGTGACGAACTTCCTGGTCTTCGCCGCGATCTCCACGCCCGAGCTGGTGATGGGCGCCTCGCTGCTGTCGTTGTTCGTCTCGGGCAACGTGCCGCGCGACTCGGTCACGATCATCATCGCGCACGTGCTGTTCTCGCTGTCGTTCGTGGTCGTCACCGTGCGGGCGCGGGTGGTCGGGCTCGACCCGTCGCTGGAGGAGGCGGCCAGGGACCTCGGGGCGTCGGCGTGGGGGACGTTCCGGCAGGTCACGCTGCCGTCGATCCTGCCGGGCGTGCTGGCGGGGGCGATGTTGTCGTTCGCGCTGTCGATCGACGACTACGTGGTCACCAGCTTCGTCAACGGCTCGACGGTGACCTTCCCCCTGTGGATCGTCGGCGCGGTCAAGACGGGAATCCCGCCGCAGGTGAACGTCATGGGTACGCTGATCTTCGGCATCGGGGTGCTGATCGCGATCGGGAACGCGGTCGCGGCGCGGCGCCGCACCTGA
- a CDS encoding ABC transporter permease gives MRRLTPYLLALPGWMWLAIFLVVPMAAMASVSLQTGNAIDGYAMTFAVSNYTDALGRYSTQLVRSLVYGGLATAAMLVIGYPVAYWIAFRGGRRKSVYLFLLLLPFFVSFVLRTISWNFLLADNGILFGTLKSWGVLPADFHVLATTVAVVGGLTYNFLPFMILPIYVALERVDPRVVEAAQDLYATRTAAFRRVVLPLSLPGVFAGVLMTFVPATADPINAAILGGTANTMIGNIIQTEYLTNLNYPTASALSFTLMAVLLVGIFVYARALGTENVLEAAAR, from the coding sequence ATGCGGCGGCTCACCCCCTACCTGCTGGCGCTGCCGGGCTGGATGTGGCTGGCGATCTTCCTGGTCGTGCCCATGGCGGCCATGGCGTCGGTGTCGCTGCAGACCGGCAACGCCATCGACGGCTACGCGATGACGTTCGCCGTGTCCAACTACACCGACGCGCTCGGCCGCTACAGCACCCAGCTCGTGCGCTCGCTGGTGTACGGCGGCCTGGCGACGGCGGCGATGCTGGTCATCGGGTACCCGGTGGCGTACTGGATCGCCTTCAGGGGCGGCCGGCGCAAGTCGGTCTACCTGTTCCTGCTCCTGCTGCCGTTCTTCGTGTCGTTCGTGCTGCGGACGATCTCGTGGAACTTCCTGCTGGCGGACAACGGCATCCTGTTCGGCACGCTGAAGAGCTGGGGGGTGCTGCCGGCCGACTTCCACGTGCTGGCCACCACGGTCGCCGTGGTGGGCGGCCTGACGTACAACTTCCTGCCGTTCATGATCCTGCCGATCTACGTCGCGCTGGAGCGGGTGGACCCGCGCGTGGTCGAGGCCGCCCAGGACCTGTACGCGACCCGGACGGCGGCCTTCCGGCGGGTGGTGCTGCCGCTGTCGCTGCCCGGCGTGTTCGCCGGGGTGCTGATGACGTTCGTGCCCGCCACGGCGGACCCGATCAACGCGGCCATCCTCGGCGGCACCGCGAACACCATGATCGGCAACATCATCCAGACCGAGTACCTGACCAACCTCAACTACCCGACGGCCTCGGCGCTGTCGTTCACGCTGATGGCGGTGCTGCTCGTGGGCATCTTCGTCTACGCCCGCGCGCTCGGCACCGAGAACGTCCTCGAGGCGGCGGCCCGATGA
- a CDS encoding ABC transporter substrate-binding protein has translation MNPRLPLSPRGLPRRDALRLAGLSAAGLALAACGVQGQKAAPPKADQVQDFWSKQTKHGKVVFANWPEYMPEDKAPLERFAKDTGISYEYKEVIQENAEFFGKVDPVLRAGQSLGYDIVVMTNGIQLQHMIELGYCVPLDHSKLPNFAANAGQKYKERAYDPGNKYTVPYTSGVTGIAYNTKYVKEDITSIQALFDPKYKGRIGMMADAQEIGSFGMFALGIDPEKSTEADWKKAGEKLKEQRDNGLVRKYYDQSYIDAVAKGDVWLTMAWSGDVFQRQLAGEPVKFVVPEEGGTIWTDNMLIPKGAANPVDALMLMDYLYQPAVAAELDEFIQYVTPVPAVQDLLREKAKSAKGEDKKALEEMVDSPLMFPTEADYARLRGYTPLDNKQQQIFNPIFQSVTQA, from the coding sequence ATGAACCCCCGTCTCCCCCTCTCCCCCCGGGGTCTCCCGCGCCGTGACGCCCTCCGCCTGGCCGGTCTGTCGGCCGCCGGGCTCGCGCTCGCCGCGTGCGGCGTGCAGGGCCAGAAGGCCGCGCCGCCGAAGGCCGACCAGGTCCAGGACTTCTGGTCCAAGCAGACCAAGCACGGCAAGGTCGTCTTCGCCAACTGGCCCGAGTACATGCCCGAGGACAAGGCCCCGCTGGAGCGGTTCGCGAAGGACACCGGCATCTCCTACGAGTACAAGGAGGTCATCCAGGAGAACGCGGAGTTCTTCGGGAAGGTCGACCCCGTGCTCCGCGCCGGCCAGTCGCTCGGCTACGACATCGTCGTCATGACCAACGGCATCCAGCTCCAGCACATGATCGAGCTGGGCTACTGCGTGCCGCTCGACCACTCCAAGCTGCCGAACTTCGCGGCGAACGCCGGCCAGAAGTACAAGGAGCGGGCCTACGACCCGGGCAACAAGTACACCGTGCCCTACACCTCGGGCGTGACCGGCATCGCGTACAACACCAAGTACGTCAAGGAGGACATCACCAGCATCCAGGCCCTGTTCGACCCCAAGTACAAGGGCCGGATCGGGATGATGGCCGACGCGCAGGAGATCGGCAGCTTCGGCATGTTCGCCCTCGGCATCGACCCGGAGAAGTCGACCGAGGCCGACTGGAAGAAGGCCGGGGAGAAGCTGAAGGAGCAGCGCGACAACGGCCTGGTGCGCAAGTACTACGACCAGAGCTACATCGACGCGGTCGCCAAGGGCGACGTGTGGCTGACCATGGCCTGGTCGGGCGACGTGTTCCAGCGCCAGCTCGCCGGCGAGCCGGTCAAGTTCGTGGTGCCCGAGGAGGGCGGCACGATCTGGACCGACAACATGCTCATCCCGAAGGGCGCCGCCAACCCGGTGGACGCGCTCATGCTGATGGACTACCTCTACCAGCCGGCCGTGGCCGCCGAGCTGGATGAGTTCATCCAGTACGTCACCCCCGTCCCGGCCGTGCAGGACCTGCTGCGGGAGAAGGCGAAGAGCGCCAAGGGCGAGGACAAGAAGGCGCTGGAGGAGATGGTCGACAGCCCGCTGATGTTCCCGACCGAGGCCGACTACGCCCGGCTGCGCGGCTACACGCCGCTCGACAACAAGCAGCAGCAGATCTTCAACCCGATCTTCCAGTCGGTCACGCAGGCGTAG
- a CDS encoding ABC transporter ATP-binding protein — protein MTSAIELEDVVKEYLAHGEVVRAVKGVSLDIEEGEFFSLLGPSGCGKTTTMRMIAGFEAPSKGLVKLHGQDVTNVPPNKRDVNMVFQSYALFPHMSVWDNVAFGLKQRRTPQEEIRRRVGEMLEIVDLAGREKRRPREMSGGQQQRVALARALVNRPRALLLDEPLGALDLKLRQAMQIELKRIQREVGITFVYVTHDQNEALTMSDRIAVMNDGLVEQLDRPREIYERPATAFVAGFIGTSNLLTGAARAGELKIGDGRVLVPGQDGDVTVTVRPEKITIGTDEPGAGVSSVSGTVSEVVYLGTYNSYTVRLADGAEMTVFQQNAHDATATAERGDSVWLSWQAQHSYVIGS, from the coding sequence ATGACCAGCGCCATCGAGCTTGAGGACGTCGTCAAGGAGTACCTCGCGCACGGCGAGGTGGTCCGCGCCGTCAAGGGCGTCTCCCTGGACATCGAGGAGGGGGAGTTCTTCTCCCTCCTCGGCCCGTCCGGCTGCGGCAAGACCACCACCATGCGGATGATCGCCGGCTTCGAGGCCCCGTCGAAGGGCCTGGTGAAGCTGCACGGCCAGGACGTCACGAACGTCCCGCCGAACAAGCGCGACGTCAACATGGTCTTCCAGTCCTACGCGCTCTTCCCGCACATGAGCGTCTGGGACAACGTGGCCTTCGGGCTGAAGCAGCGCAGGACGCCGCAGGAGGAGATCAGGCGGCGGGTCGGCGAGATGCTGGAGATCGTCGACCTGGCCGGCCGGGAGAAGCGCCGGCCGCGCGAGATGTCCGGCGGCCAGCAGCAGCGCGTGGCCCTCGCCAGGGCGCTGGTCAACCGGCCCAGGGCGCTGCTGCTGGACGAGCCGCTCGGCGCGCTCGACCTCAAGCTGCGCCAGGCCATGCAGATCGAGCTGAAGCGCATCCAGCGCGAGGTCGGCATCACGTTCGTGTACGTCACGCACGACCAGAACGAGGCGCTGACCATGAGCGACCGCATCGCGGTCATGAACGACGGCCTGGTCGAGCAGCTCGACCGGCCGCGCGAGATCTACGAGCGTCCGGCCACCGCGTTCGTGGCCGGCTTCATCGGCACCTCCAACCTGCTCACCGGGGCCGCCAGGGCCGGCGAGCTCAAGATCGGGGACGGCCGGGTGCTGGTGCCCGGCCAGGACGGCGACGTGACGGTCACCGTCCGCCCGGAGAAGATCACCATAGGCACGGACGAGCCCGGCGCGGGCGTCAGCTCGGTCTCCGGCACCGTGTCCGAGGTGGTGTACCTGGGCACCTACAACAGCTACACCGTGCGTCTCGCTGACGGGGCCGAGATGACGGTGTTTCAGCAGAACGCGCACGACGCGACGGCCACGGCGGAGCGGGGCGACTCCGTGTGGCTGTCCTGGCAGGCGCAGCACTCGTACGTGATTGGAAGTTGA
- a CDS encoding gamma-aminobutyraldehyde dehydrogenase codes for MTTRLQNFVNGEFVDAKSGRFSDIIDPCTGEAYVQAPVSGPEDVDAAYAAAAAAFESWGRTTPGERANLLLKVADAIDARAGEINEAECRNTGKPRARMAEDETPIAADHFRFFAGAARTLEGPTAGEFLAEHTSVIRHEPIGVVGQVTPWNYPMMMAVWKIAPALAAGNTVVLKPSDTTPVSTLKLAEILGEVLPPGVFNVVTGDRETGALVVSHPAASMVAITGSVGAGMSVAKSAADDLKRVHLELGGKAPVVVFEDVKDLAKAAADIATAGLYNAGQDCTAACRVLVQESVHDEFVAALTEAAAATVTGDLGNEDALYGPLNNENQLARVQGFIDRVPAHAKVLTGGHRVGDKGWFFAPTVVDGLRQDDEMVQNEVFGPVITVQTFTDEADALAKANDVRYGLSGSVWTSDHGRAMRMSNRLDFGVVWVNTHIPFVSEMPHGGFKHSGYGKDLSVFGLHDYTRVKHVMHYIGE; via the coding sequence ATGACCACCCGTCTGCAGAACTTCGTCAACGGGGAGTTCGTGGACGCCAAGAGCGGCCGATTCTCCGACATCATCGATCCGTGCACGGGTGAGGCGTACGTCCAGGCTCCCGTCTCGGGTCCCGAGGACGTCGACGCCGCCTACGCGGCCGCGGCCGCCGCGTTCGAGTCGTGGGGCAGGACCACGCCCGGGGAGCGGGCGAACCTCCTGCTGAAGGTGGCCGACGCCATCGACGCCCGCGCCGGCGAAATCAACGAGGCCGAGTGCCGCAACACCGGCAAGCCCCGAGCCCGCATGGCCGAGGACGAGACCCCGATCGCCGCCGACCACTTCCGCTTCTTCGCGGGCGCGGCCCGCACGCTGGAGGGCCCGACGGCGGGCGAGTTCCTCGCCGAGCACACCAGCGTCATCCGGCACGAGCCGATCGGCGTGGTCGGCCAGGTCACGCCGTGGAACTACCCGATGATGATGGCGGTCTGGAAGATCGCCCCGGCGCTCGCGGCGGGCAACACCGTGGTGCTGAAGCCGTCCGACACGACCCCGGTCTCCACGCTCAAGCTGGCCGAGATCCTCGGCGAGGTGCTGCCGCCCGGCGTCTTCAACGTCGTCACCGGCGACCGCGAGACCGGCGCCCTCGTCGTGAGCCACCCGGCCGCGTCCATGGTCGCGATCACCGGCTCGGTCGGCGCGGGCATGTCGGTCGCCAAGAGCGCCGCCGACGACCTCAAGCGGGTGCACCTGGAGCTCGGCGGCAAGGCCCCGGTCGTGGTCTTCGAGGACGTCAAGGACCTCGCCAAGGCCGCCGCCGACATCGCCACCGCGGGCCTGTACAACGCCGGCCAGGACTGCACCGCGGCCTGCCGGGTGCTGGTTCAGGAGAGCGTGCACGACGAGTTCGTGGCCGCGCTGACCGAGGCCGCCGCGGCCACCGTCACCGGCGACCTCGGCAACGAGGACGCGCTCTACGGCCCGCTCAACAACGAGAACCAGCTCGCCCGCGTCCAGGGCTTCATCGACCGGGTCCCGGCGCACGCCAAGGTCCTCACCGGCGGCCACCGCGTCGGCGACAAGGGCTGGTTCTTCGCCCCGACCGTCGTGGACGGCCTCAGGCAGGACGACGAGATGGTGCAGAACGAGGTCTTCGGCCCGGTCATCACCGTCCAGACCTTCACCGACGAGGCCGACGCCCTCGCCAAGGCCAACGACGTCAGGTACGGCCTCAGCGGCTCGGTCTGGACCTCCGACCACGGCCGGGCGATGCGCATGTCGAACCGGCTCGACTTCGGCGTCGTCTGGGTCAACACGCACATCCCGTTCGTCTCCGAGATGCCGCACGGCGGCTTCAAGCACTCCGGCTACGGCAAGGACCTGTCGGTCTTCGGCCTGCACGACTACACGAGGGTCAAGCACGTCATGCACTACATCGGTGAATAG
- a CDS encoding Lrp/AsnC family transcriptional regulator — protein MTSPPRVRRSSPAQGPVVLDDLSKQIIEQLQGDGRMPYAAIGKAVGLSEAAVRQRVQRLQESGVMQIVAVTDPLTLGFPRQAMIGVNCEGDLESVADELAAIEEIDYVVLTAGSFDVIVEVVCEGDGHLLEILSKIRAIPAVRATESFVYLKLRKQTYSWGTR, from the coding sequence ATGACGTCGCCGCCCCGCGTCCGCCGCAGCAGCCCGGCCCAGGGTCCCGTCGTGCTCGACGACCTGTCCAAGCAGATCATCGAGCAGCTCCAGGGCGACGGGCGGATGCCGTACGCGGCGATCGGCAAGGCGGTCGGCCTGTCGGAGGCCGCGGTGCGGCAGCGGGTGCAGCGGTTGCAGGAGTCGGGCGTCATGCAGATCGTCGCGGTGACCGACCCGCTCACGCTGGGCTTCCCCCGGCAGGCGATGATCGGCGTCAACTGCGAGGGCGACCTCGAGTCCGTCGCCGACGAGCTGGCCGCGATCGAGGAGATCGACTACGTCGTGCTCACCGCGGGCTCGTTCGACGTCATCGTCGAGGTCGTGTGCGAGGGCGACGGTCACCTGCTGGAGATCCTCAGCAAGATCCGCGCCATCCCCGCGGTGCGGGCCACGGAGTCGTTCGTGTACCTGAAGCTGCGCAAACAGACCTACTCCTGGGGCACTCGCTAG
- a CDS encoding cyclase family protein gives MSELADLSVPVETGMPVYPGDPEVSIGPALTVARDGVNVLAVHMGSQSGTHVDAPYHFGDDLPTLDDLPLERFTGRATVVDARGLAPRAAIGAAAFAHVSAGAIVLVATGWSAHWGTGAYLEHPYLAAEAAELLVERGVRTVGIDALSVDPTPAGDFPAHRALCGAHAVIAENLTGLGRLLDAQERGRPIEVSLFPVRLAGADGAPVRAVARIG, from the coding sequence GTGAGCGAGCTGGCCGACCTGTCGGTGCCGGTCGAGACCGGGATGCCCGTCTACCCGGGCGACCCGGAGGTGTCGATCGGCCCGGCGCTCACCGTGGCCCGCGACGGCGTCAACGTGCTGGCCGTGCACATGGGCTCCCAGTCGGGCACCCACGTGGACGCGCCCTACCACTTCGGCGACGACCTGCCCACGCTGGACGACCTGCCGCTGGAGCGCTTCACCGGCCGGGCGACGGTGGTGGACGCCCGGGGGCTCGCGCCCCGCGCCGCGATCGGCGCGGCGGCCTTCGCGCACGTCAGCGCGGGCGCGATCGTGCTGGTCGCCACCGGCTGGTCGGCGCACTGGGGCACCGGCGCCTACCTGGAACACCCGTACCTGGCGGCGGAGGCGGCGGAGCTGCTGGTGGAGCGGGGGGTCAGGACGGTCGGCATCGACGCGCTCAGCGTCGATCCCACCCCGGCCGGCGACTTCCCGGCGCACCGGGCGCTGTGCGGTGCGCACGCCGTCATCGCGGAGAACCTGACCGGCCTCGGCCGCCTGCTCGACGCGCAGGAGCGCGGCCGGCCGATCGAGGTGTCGCTGTTCCCCGTCCGGCTGGCGGGCGCGGACGGCGCGCCGGTCCGCGCGGTGGCCAGGATCGGCTAG